One Ranitomeya imitator isolate aRanImi1 chromosome 1, aRanImi1.pri, whole genome shotgun sequence DNA window includes the following coding sequences:
- the RXFP3 gene encoding relaxin-3 receptor 1 produces the protein MVFNPSVAATMQEAEQSDLLGMFPLFFEEKQLNRSNETLQDFLRGFSLEKSDIIGDSSAIVRIMISIVYSVVCALGLVGNVLVLYLMKTKQGWKKSSINLFVTSLAITDFQFVLTLPFWAVENALDFSWLFGKAMCKIVSYVTAMNMYASVFFLTAMSVARYYSVASALKSKRRPLGCSAKWVSVLIWISAILASLPNAIFSTTATVSSEVLCLVKFPVNHGNAQFWLGLYHAQKVLVGFVIPLAIITICYLLLVRFISDRNVSSSSTKRRSKVTKSVTIVVLSFFLCWLPNQALTTWGILIKLNVVQFGYEYFTTQAYIFPITVCLAHSNSCLNPILYCLMRREFRKALKNLFWRMTSPSLTNMRPFTATTKPEQDEQGHGMVPLNPVEPDVICYPPGAVIYNGRYDLLPSSSTEQRY, from the coding sequence ATGGTCTTTAATCCCTCAGTAGCAGCGACCATGCAGGAGGCAGAGCAGAGCGACCTGCTGGGGATGTTCCCACTTTTCTTCGAGGAGAAGCAGCTGAACAGGAGCAACGAGACCCTGCAGGACTTCTTGAGGGGCTTCAGCTTGGAGAAATCCGACATCATCGGGGACAGCTCGGCCATAGTGAGGATCATGATCTCCATCGTGTACTCGGTGGTCTGCGCCCTGGGGCTGGTGGGCAACGTCCTGGTGCTCTACCTGATGAAGACCAAGCAAGGGTGGAAGAAGTCCTCCATTAACCTCTTTGTGACCAGCCTGGCCATCACCGATTTCCAGTTCGTCTTGACCTTACCCTTCTGGGCGGTGGAGAACGCCCTGGACTTCAGCTGGCTGTTTGGCAAAGCCATGTGCAAGATCGTGTCCTATGTGACGGCCATGAACATGTATGCCAGCGTGTTCTTCCTCACCGCCATGAGTGTGGCCAGGTACTACTCGGTGGCTTCAGCGCTGAAATCCAAGCGCAGACCCCTAGGATGCTCTGCCAAGTGGGTGAGTGTCTTGATCTGGATCTCAGCCATCCTTGCATCTTTGCCCAATGCCATTTTCTCCACCACCGCCACTGTCTCCAGTGAGGTCCTCTGCTTGGTCAAGTTTCCAGTCAATCATGGCAATGCCCAGTTCTGGTTGGGGCTTTACCATGCCCAGAAGGTTCTGGTGGGCTTTGTCATCCCATTAGCCATCATCACTATTTGTTATTTGCTGCTGGTTCGTTTTATCAGTGACAGAAATGTCAGTTCCTCCAGCACCAAGAGGAGATCTAAGGTGACCAAGTCTGTGACCATTGTGGTCCTGTCCTTCTTTCTCTGCTGGTTACCCAACCAGGCATTGACTACCTGGGGGATCTTGATCAAGCTGAATGTGGTGCAGTTTGGCTATGAGTACTTTACCACCCAGGCTTACATTTTCCCCATCACAGTTTGCCTGGCACACTCCAATAGTTGCCTGAACCCAATTCTTTATTGCTTGATGCGCAGGGAATTTCGCAAAGCCTTGAAGAACCTTTTCTGGAGGATGACTTCTCCTTCTCTTACCAACATGCGACCCTTCACTGCCACCACCAAACCCGAGCAGGATGAGCAGGGTCATGGCATGGTGCCCCTCAACCCTGTGGAACCTGATGTGATCTGTTACCCTCCTGGAGCTGTGATCTACAATGGCAGATACGATCTCCTGCCCAGCAGCTCCACAGAGCAGCGCTACTAG